AGTCTGAAACTTTGATTCGTATTCATCAGTAGCATTGCATTGCGTACCTTGTGGTGCCGGTGAGCACGCTGCAGGATTGGATGGCGAAGAGGTGCTTGTTGGCACCAGAACAAAGCCGCGCTCATTGCCTCCAAGTGCAATCAAACAGTAGCTGCATAGAAGGAGGACGCACAGAAGCAGAGGGGAAGAAGCCATGGCGATGCTTTTCGTTGCAAAGTACGTTTCCGTACCGAGGAGCCGGGGCATTATTTATCGGGCAATTTGGCGAACATTTTATTTAGGAGTATCAAACACGGCATCGAATGCCTACAAGCAGGGACGGAGAAAGCTAGACACGATGATATTTTACGTTCGTTCTACAAGCATACGAATGAATGTTCTGCTGTCTAGCTAGCAGGTCTCTCGATATATGCCCACATTTTTGTCCTCTCTACATTGCCGAATGCCTCTGCGTGTCTATGTACGTGCATGTGACATCGTACACATCGTAAACACGGCTCCTTGCTGTAGTTTGCTGGATGTCGATTTCGATTACAACGCTATCTCCATGGCTACTTATTGGCATCTTGGTGCTTACGCCAGCTCAACAGCAAAAGACAGCAGACGGACCCCAAAAACCCATCGCCTAAGACCCTCAGGCGACTGAATTCTAGCATATGTGATAAAAAAAAACACGGATCTCAGTCTTGGTTCGGCCAGAACCGGCGCCGGCGCGCGATCGAAACTCGTTCAAAGGTTCGATTCAAATGGAGAGTAGGTGTTTAGATTTTTCCAATTTCCATTATGAAAAGTCGAAAAGATATGATTCCCCCAGGGTGGTCGACGGATTGGTATTTGTGATAGGAACAAAGAAGTGAAGGAAGGACGATGAGTGGCTAACGCATGAATCCATACCGtaccactactggaaactcgaattggTATGTGGGCgacgaatttttctgtgcgtttttggTACGTACAGAAAAATTacgatttttctgtgggtttcaaaatatcccgacagaaaaatacgaaaacccacagaataattgtatgatttttctatgcgtgacaatacacacacggaaaaaaATCAGCAACCACAGAAAAATGAAACTTATtctgtcggttctttaaaaacgcacagaaaaaatatatacacgtacagaaaaaatattattattgtaTCGGTTATtttaaaacgcacagaaaaaacgTACACACGCACGGAAAAAATCCAAGaagtcctaaccctaacccgccgcGGACTCGCCCGCTCGGCTCCTCACGCACGCacgctcccctccctccccttcttcttccccgccgcaccctcccctcccctccccagccccccacactcccctcccctcctcccgcacccgcacccgcccaTCCTCCGCCGgatcccgcccctcccctccctccccttcttcctcggcgtggccggtgccgccccctccagctcccccctcccctaccttcttcccgagATCCAGCCGTGCTTAGCCTGAACACATATATAAATGGTGTACCAACCCTAGCGCTCGCCAGATGCAGCCGCCGCTCGTGCCTGTCGTCATCGCGGCGCTGTTTCTGCCTCTCATCGCGGTGGGTCGGGTGGATCTAAGCGGCGGCGGCCGGCTCGCCCCACGCTCGCCGGGTGGCACGTGGCCAGCAGGAGCGGCGGCGCCCAGGTGGGCAGTCGTGGCGGCCTGCCAGTTCCCGCGTCCGGGGCCCTCGCTTGCTCGCCCGGCGGCCCCAAGGCAGCGGCGGCCCCCAAGGCAGCGGTGCGCCCCCCAGCTGCTCTCCTCGGTGCAGCTCCAAGTCGGCGGTGCGCACCCCAAGTGACGGCGGCCCCAAGGCGGCGGCGGTCCCCAAGGCAGCGGCAGATCCGGCTACTCTCGTCTCCACCTTGCTCATGGCATCATCAAGCTTTTTAGATCAGCATCAAGGTGTGTGCTGTGTAACCCTATCAGCTCTCTTTGTCCTTTTAATTGCCTTTAATAGATCTGGGAATAGCCTGTCGTTGGAGATATGGTTGAATCTTTAACCAATTACATTGATTCTTAATGATACTAAGTTCAGTGACCattatatagataaaaaaaaaagaaatctgcaGCCTGTGGTATTGTAGGTGTGAGTTAAAATATGTTAGCAAGGATGCCAGAGTTAAGAAAGAGTACAAAAGTTCCATTCTAGGATGTGGAGCTGCACATATTTGCTGCAAAATCATATCCTTCTGTTAGGTGTCATTCAAATAGGAATACTGGAAATTATCGTGGTACTGTTCCTTGTGCAAGTTACATCCCAAAATTTTGCAAGGAAATAATGATAGCATTGTTAGTGTAAGTCCTTGTAGAAAGACTTTGGAAAGAGCTATGCATTACTTCTCACACAAACCAAATAACTAGTAAATTTGATTTGGTTAGAGAGCAGAAAGATTTAAGTGTCACATAGGCCGAGAACATGTACGGAGGCATGAGCAATACAATACTACGTGAGGCCACCAAAGTTATTTTTCTTCCTTCGGCATATGCATAATTTTGTGTGCTCTGTAGGGAGAAGGAACTGAAAACGCTAGAAGTGATAAAGTCGAATCTTGCTCCTATGATTTATGTTTATGTTTGCTTGagaatttttttttgcattttgtaGCAAACTCAAGAAACACATGGCAACACAAGACTACGGAAGATCTTGCTGCTGCTGAAAAGGAATTCGAAGATTTGCAACCGTATGAACTGCCTAAAGCTGAAATGGTCGATCTAGTGCAGTAGCATGGCATAAGTCTGGTGCTTCACAGTGGTTTTGACTATAACTTTATTTGTCATGAAGCAGGACGCAGTGATGCCATGGAGCAGCTGGCATGGATCAATTAGTTAAGGAACTGTTTTCGTAAATCTTCTATTGGTACAGTACCTCGTTGGCTCATTGATTTTTTGACAGTTCAAACATTGTAGTGTTTCTATTTTAATAAGCCCTTTTGCAGGCTTGCTGCTCTTTGCTGTTGCTGCATGCTGGATGATTGTTGCTGCTGTTTCTGACATACATGCACCTGAGACAAGGTAACCTTACATGCCTCTAGGTTGATGTTAATATTAGTCTGTACACAATGCTTGACTCTTTGCAATCAACAAACTTGTGTAGGTTAGTAAGCTTGTTATTTGCTCTACACCATGTCAATTATTTTTCTATGTGTAGTTTAATATATTCTGATGAATTATTGTCCTGCACCTTAGCATGCACTTCCCATGAATTATCTTGATCTGCTGGCTTTGCAGCCGCTCCACCTCCACTACTCCAGCCTCCCCAATCAATGGAATTGTCCAGCACCTTAGCATGCACTTCCCATGAATTATCTTGATCCGCTGGCTTTGCAGCAGCTCCAACTCCACTACCCCAGCCTCCCCAGTCACCAGAATCATTCGCAGCACTAGCATTTTGTTCCAAACTTGAGTTCATTGTTTTGCCATTTTCCCATGAGCTGCCTTTCTGAATATTTTGCTCTCCAACTTAAGTATTATACAACACTTGCTTGAGGGCACATGAGATGCCAATAAGTTCCCTCACTTGCTGAATGCCATATGGAATAGACCTCCGTGTGTCAATGAGGTCAAGTATAAATTAACACAACAGTGTACTGTTCACAAACAGGAATGTAGATGTAATTCTGGAAGCAAGTTCCTCAAAAATGAACCATATCGTGTCATACTTGGTGATGTCAGGGATAAATTGTACAACACACGTGAACGTTCTCGTCACCTATTGTCATCTGGAATTTCTGAGATTCCAGAGGAGGCAACTTTTACTAATGTTGAACAGGTTTTGTCgaataccataaaaaggggtaccctaagcaagaaccgaaaagatTGCTTAGACCTTACAAATATCAAAGCCGAAGGACAACCACGGGGCCTTGgcccccgccgaggccctcttgcCGAGGCCctcccgccgaggccctctcgccgaggccgattctccgattcgccccgccgaggccctctcgccgaggccggttctcgccgaggccctctcgccgaggccgtccCTCTGGCAGGCTGTCCCATCCATTTAATGCGCATGAATGCACCCGCTACGTCAGCCACGACCTACAGGGTACAACAACAGGAGCGATGTGACAACGGTCAAATCTCCtttttttaccatcccttactgacggtgCAGGGGTTACCATGCCCTGCACTTTTCCACCTAAACCGGGTCACTATAGCCTTGGAATCAGTGCATAggcccaactgctccctccagggcctcggcgCGGTCAGCTACACAGgtcacctccaaggcctcggcgcGGTTAGCTACGACCTGCCAGGCCTCGGCACCCCACCAAGTCAAAAAATCCACAAGGCATGGCATGTCACCTACAGTGGAGGCCATGCTGACTAGACGTCAACAAGGACTCCTACGACTTCAACAGCCTCGGGCATGGCCGGCATGACGCACCAGTGATCAAGTACCAATTGCCATTCCCGACACTGTGCTGCTACAGGAATAGAGTACTAGATCTTTCTTCTAAGGCTCCACGTGTAGCTCTCTCATGTATTCTTGGCTCCCTCCTTACAGCTATAAAAGGGGgcagccagggccatttctaggggccgACTCCGATGCGCACACACCCTCTCGTGCAAACGCACTCACTCAATTGACGCCCACTCTcccgctgcctgagagcaacgtctcaagcagcccgcaccgctccacgccgagacctgggactagctccctctctcacccagcttgtaaccccctactacaagcacttcgatgcaaggaatacaagatcgatctctcagactagacgtagggcaccaattgcctgaaccagtatacaccttgtgtctctttgcatcaccatctgggattaggggcacgcagtacaaattcactagtcggttggttgaggacccccccggtccgaaacaccgacagttggcgcgccaggtaggggattctGCGTGTCAACTTCGCCATCCCAACAAGTCCCGGAtagcagaccccgtacgaccactacgtctcggcacggtgatctggttcgggagcctagagttcatgtctctaggatgtgagtacgatatggtactcctcacgcccCGAGCCCCTCTGACCGACGTCGACATCACGCACTTACAACCCAGGCGCAGACGGCGCCCaggcggccgctctcgtcgcgctcgccaggcacgacacgagcGAGGCCACTCCGACGCCACGCGAGCTCGCGGTGACGCACCGCGTCCTGCAGACACCCCATGttcagctgttggcacagggtccctggttggggacctgactAGCCTAAGCCTGGACATGGGCGAAATGCCGGCGGCATGCGGCGACGCCCCGTCATCTAGCTCTTCCCTACGGCATCCTGAGGGATCGACTTCGGCGGAGCAGAACCTGGCAATGGCACCATcctcgtaccccttcgggttgagaaatgccaccgccacCTACGCTTCCGCCTACGCCTCTGCTCAcgcagagccctcaggacgccacaatgcttcgccctcgacttcgacaccacgaCTTCGgtccacacccacgctgactcctcggaagaggacgaggcatgggccgggGCAGACTTCTCCGGACTACGAGACCCTGAatccatgcgccgcttcctgttcgcgagcgactactgcttcggctactctgactctgacgacgagggcgcttacgaccccactcgcgagtgcttTCACGTCGAACTCGGCATGCCGAGAAtaggcgatgaggacgaggggacAGGCACCCGTTCCCCGCCTCGCCGGGgagcgggcgatgccacacctccatgCGTTGTCCCGCCTGCAGCGAGGAACGAGAACCCTGCCCCTGCACAACTTCGACGcccggacctggagcagctccgtgagcttcaggccaaggtcgaacaggaccgactTCTCCTGCAATAGCTTTGAGACACTctggagcaggagcagcgaggtcgcggtgatggcggaggagcccggcggaGGGCCCGTGATGTGCACCACTACATCAACGACGACGACGGGGGTGAGCagcccccaatcttcaatcgcgctagccagaacatcacggcTGCGGCGATGTTAGTCCgaacaatgcccgagccctctaccacggaggggcgacgggtccacggtgagctccaggatctcctcgagaccgtcgCGGtgtagcaggccgaaagttccgcctctcggCGGCGCGGTGGCGCCTCGGAACGTCTCATGGCcccgcctcggtaggatagggaggcctcggtccatcccgagcccgctcgggtgCCGGCACtcaacagggtccccttgctTCACGACTGCCTTGgcaaccgacgcgaggcgcagGACGAGCACGAGGTAgtcggcaggcgacggcgccatgacagcgaggggcccgcccgaggctaccatgtgcaccgaggtggccgctacgacagcgaggaggaccgcagtccttctcctgagccacctggccctcgagtctttagcagagctatccgtGTCGCCCATTTCccggcccggtttcggcaaccagccaacctcacgaaatacagcggcgagaccaatcccgaactttggctggccgattatcgcctagcttgtcagctaggtggcgcggatgatgacctgctcatcatccgcaacctcccattattcctgtcagactcggcgcgagcctggctcgaacatcTCCCCCCTCggggtacacatgcgctacatggttcggctccacttccccgcctccaacaatgcagccgagtatgaagctctcgtcaacggcttgcaaatcgccatcgaacttggagcatgacgtctcgacatccggggcgattcgcagctcgtcgtcgatcaagtcatgaaggagtcaaactgcctcgaccccaaaatggaggcgtactgcaaacTGGTACGTCAcctggaagacaagttcgacggtctcgaactcaaccacgtcgcGCGTAAATTCAACGAAGccgcggatgaactggcaaagatggcgtcggcacgggccctggtccccccgaacgtcttcgccagagacctccacaagccttccatcgaccacgcctcggcagcggaagagggcccGTCGGTCGAGCCCGCcgtagggctcgaggccccctctgtcgCTGAGACTCattcggccgagcccgaggtcatggaagtcaacccagaacctcctgaggccaaccaggacatggactggcgagtcccgttccttgattgcctcattcgaggATAGCTTCCCgctgacaggaccaaagcccgacggctcgctcggcgagccaagacttacgttctCAGCGATGGCGAGTTAtataggcgaagcccatctggcgtcctccaacgatgcatcaccaccgaggcaggacAAGCCCTActctgggacttgcacgcgggagcctgcgGTCACCACGTAGCGCCTCGGACCCTCGttggaaacgccttccgccaagggttctactggccaacagcggttgctgacgccaccaagttagtacgctcctgcgagggatgccagtactacgcgcggcagacgcacctcccgaccctggccctccaaaccatccccattacatggctgtttgccgtgtgggggcttgacatggttgggcctctatagaaggcccttgggggctacacccatctgctggtggCAATatataagttctccaaatggatcaaggctcgcccgatcaatcagatcaaatccgagcaagcggtgctattcttcacggacatcatccattggttcggggttccgaacaccatcatcaccaacaacgggacacagttcaccggtcgtaaattcctgacattctgcgacgaccaccacatctgtgtggcctggtcagccgtaggacacccaaggacaaacggccaagtagaacgtgctaacggcatgatcctacaaggcctcaagccaagaatttacaaccggttgaagaagtttggcaagaaatggctcaccgaactcccgtcggtcatctggagcctgaggaacaccccaagccgagccacagggttcacacctttcttcttggtctatggagccgaggctatcctccccactgacttggaatatggttccccgaggctacaggcctacaacgagcaaagcaaccacaccgcccgtgaggacgccctcgaccaactagaggaagcccgagatgtggcgctactacatttggccaagtaccagcaagccctacggctCTTTCAggcccggcgcattcgaagccgagacctgaaggtaggcgacctggtgttgaggctgaggcagaacaacaagggccgccacaagctgaccctgccatgggaaggaccgtacatcgtcgcccaggTGCtcaagcctgggacctacaagctgaccaacgagaagggcgaaatcctcaacaacgcttggaacatagaacaactacgtcgtttctacccttagaatttccaagcattgtatacattgtttctcggaatacaattaagaagcgttctttagttctaATTTTTAGAGAAACCCACCGAGCCCATCGCGGGCCTCGGCATTATGATAACACCACAAGGAACGCTCTGCTCTgtctctgcagaaccgagcctccctcgggggctagaaggggggacctcccccctaagtcccacgcactgttttttagtcgttttttgaaaaacttcctacgccaaactctctagcgtgctctgacaaatcgattgtgaaAAAAACTAAGGACCGAAAGACTGTCTCAAGGCCAGAAGGCCGGCTGAgtcgcgagatggcctacgcctccgggctacggcactccctcaccaccttctgcccaaggggcagcttaggctccgaggaagttttttgcaagagatacgttcagaaacaagacagagggcagaggctcggaaatacaataaagaaaaacgattaaaaaaGCGTCGGCGCACGATCACTTTAAAAAGGCCTCAATGGCCACCAACGTTATGGTAGGGCAACATAATCCCTAATATAATTACACGGTCTCTTGGGCCCAGATCAAGGCgcagggtctccagcatcggcggacggcggcggagggaccacctcctcttcgaacagcccAGCCAGCGCTGCGCCGGGACCCTCcgtcgcctccatcagcttcatcactgcctcgtcggcctcctcgtcatcatcgggtaggatgtagccatcgctgatggcttgaaggTCAACGCCGACGTAGTGcaaggcgatgacggccagcgcgcgcttgacgcccgtatgcagcgcccctcggagccgtTCACGCACTTGGTCGCTCAACGCAACCAGGCGGCTCCTGAGAGAGCTTCCTGACTGGATCCCTTCGacttctagggcctcgcaggcggtacggatgGCGCTCTTCAGCGCATCGTGCTCTCCGATCTCGGTgtcaagcaccgcctgcactgcgcCGGAGGCCTTGGCTgcctgggtgacctccttctccaactctgcGCCAAACGCAACGGAACAAGGTTGAGCGCAAAGGAGTACAAGCTAGATCAGGGGTGGAAGTCTacggaactcaccctcgaccttctGCCCCCAGCGTTGGGCCTCGGCCTgtgaggcctcggctttctccttccaacgctgggcctcaacccgagacgccttggccttctccttcaggtgctgggcctcgacccgagcagCCTCGGCTGccttggaagcttcactccccagctctgcgttatacagggagttagggagcgaacacgagaaaatagaattaaacgagggataggactcaccctcggcctttcccctccagaccacagcctcggtccgggaggcctcagccaccgtaagggcctcatctaaggcgcctttcgtcagctggtgtgcactctgctccgcccctagctgcccaacaaggaccttgcccgaggccgtggcttcctcagcccgggacctgaaggcatcccgctCACCAACCACATGGGTTAGCtcttcctccaactccttgacccgcgccgccagaggggcgacctgctcctgggccacggctgcctcgacctttgcatcgaagcaacgaaggcggaggtcctccacctccgcgctccgtgTCGCCAAAAGTTCGTTGGCACCtgcaagcaggcccttctgccgctggagcttgtcctagacgtccctctcccgtcggagaaagaccgacttcctgagggaccgggtctcgagctcctgggtaagcagaacaggggtcattcactaccAGAAAAcccagaaaaagacaacaccgcatgagaaaagaaagtacgaacctgggcgactctgggcagatcatcggccaccacggacagcgccatccatagtgaccgctccgctagctggcggtattgctcaaagGTGTCCCACCGCCCGCCCTCGACCGCGTCCttaagggcgaacagaggctccccctcagggtcatcccggctctgccaccggacacgtgggtgatcccacccgtggggctcgggtcgcactcgcatgagggccgagcttcccttgaCCGAGGATGGAACCAGCTGTTCCATGGCGGCGGCCACCTCGGCGTCGACCGCCTCCCGCCCCTGCGAAGTCTCGTCGGAAGATACCGGATAGacctgaaccaagggtgccaccgaggccaCCGTCGCCTCTGTCTCCAACTCCGGGGCCAACGGCCTCGCCGCAATCAcgacggcctcggtggtcccgggggctccggcctctgccatcgtggcctcggtgggcGCGGGGGCTCCGACGGCCGCCGTTGCGTCCTCGGCGGTCCTGGGCGCCTCGTCCTCCATCGCCTTGGCCTCCGAGACcctaggggcctcgacctcggtggcctcggcaactgagggcgcctcggccccatctgactcatggACCTCACCCTCGTGGGGCGGAGACGACCCCTCCCCCGTCCGTGTCAAGACGGACTCGGCAGCCCCTCtgtgggtggccggctccttcgggtcgaccctcaccgacgccgcgccacgttgtagggtggcatgcgcctccgccacccaatGGGCGGTGAAGCCAGGGTTCGCcttgagcgctttaaggggcgccaaggaaGGCACCTCTGCAGGTTGCTTCTGGCTAAGGGCAAAACacttacagggtcagcacgagacaaaGGAACAAATGGAAAACGCTGCGGCACCACCTAAAGTATGCTTACCTCGACCGGGGCAGCAACCGCTTCGACACGGCGACCCTCgtctgcaaaggcggtggcggtggcaaaagCACGGCCTccatatccatcggcgccggccgGTCCTCAATGGATCCCGGTGCCTCTTCGGTCCTCCGCGGGAGCAGttgcgtcgcctccgccgccacttgcACCACtgctgccgtcgagcccaccgggttGACGGCACGCTTGCCCAATGCCCGCTCCTCGGGTGTGTCGGTCTCGGCCCAGAGGCAGGCAATCGCCGaccccgggtcagctcctcctcctcttgggagcgccgggctgcttgccgacgccccgggcgTCGTCTCCtcaacgtcagggagatggtccaggggaccccgccccatctcaccTTCGTCATCTCTGTCTAAGGCATTCGTCGATAGCGACGAcgatggggactcctccaacgagaggccgtccttcctttgctgccgacGACGCTCGTCTAGTTTCTCGCGCGCAAGAATCTGCTtcatgcgcttcgccgccttggcgtccttccgctttttctgtgcctcggcgtgcgcccggttgatcgcccgccgcctcgcgtcctcgggaacgggtggcggggagggtcgcacgtccctcatcccctgcaggaatagCGAACACGCATAAGGGAACGAGAAATGATGAGAaatggagaaggctcgggggctgtagcggcgcgtgacttaccagcgagagatACCCCCAAGACGGACGCATCGCGAGGGTGGTCAGCccaccgctcctcagcttcgcgtccaccgtctccctcacctggcgaagaatttcctcatcagaGAGGGTAGAGGTAGACAACTGGATGCCCgcgatcggctcatccggcctcatctcgaacaggcgtgcCGCCGaaccatcagcggcagcaccctctggctttggaaggcggccacgaccacagccgcagtAAGGTGGCGGTCCCATAGCCTCTGCAGCCCCTCCAGgagtggctgcagcttgggctgatcctccctcgggacgccatacttccacctctccgggcagctccccacaatccgcctagtgtaggggggaagtccgccgtcgtcgttgcggagatagaaccagctcgtgtaccatcgacgGTTGGTTGATGCGAGCCAGGCCAGGATATAGAGGTGCTAGAGGTCCtagcacacttggagagtgcagccaccggccctcactgccttcctcgtgcccgacgtgcccgtcggcttggtggtatgccccgctcggaagagatggagccacaactcccaatggggagcaatccccaaatacccctcgcagacagcgacgaagatggccgcctgcacgatagaattggggttgaagttgtggagctccacgccatagtagtgcgggagcgcccgcatgaatcggTCCACCGAGACGCTGAGGCTGCGCTTgtgaaaggacacgaagctcacgacataaccatcgcgaggcctcggctccggctcgcctgatggagcgatccactctggcctgttggggtcgg
The nucleotide sequence above comes from Miscanthus floridulus cultivar M001 chromosome 18, ASM1932011v1, whole genome shotgun sequence. Encoded proteins:
- the LOC136523925 gene encoding uncharacterized protein codes for the protein MEAYCKLVRHLEDKFDGLELNHVARKFNEAADELAKMASARALVPPNVFARDLHKPSIDHASAAEEGPSVEPAVGLEAPSVAETHSAEPEVMEVNPEPPEANQDMDWRVPFLDCLIRG
- the LOC136523926 gene encoding uncharacterized protein; this encodes MADDTVVIGADPWDPSDVTVEMLQSLIDSGLLRPVTDPNRPEWIAPSGEPEPRPRDGYVVSFVSFHKRSLSVSVDRFMRALPHYYGVELHNFNPNSIVRETVDAKLRSGGLTTLAMRPSWGYLSLGMRDVRPSPPPVPEDARRRAINRAHAEAQKKRKDAKAAKRMKQILAREKLDERRRQQRKDGLSLEESPSSSLSTNALDRDDEGEMGRGPLDHLPDVEETTPGASASSPALPRGGGADPGSAIACLWAETDTPEERALGKRAVNPVGSTAAVVQVAAEATQLLPRRTEEAPGSIEDRPAPMDMEAVLLPPPPPLQTRVAVSKRLLPRSSQKQPAEVPSLAPLKALKANPGFTAHWVAEAHATLQRGAASVRVDPKEPATHRGAAESVLTRTGEGSSPPHEGEVHESDGAEAPSVAEATEVEAPRVSEAKAMEDEAPRTAEDATAAVGAPAPTEATMAEAGAPGTTEAVVIAARPLAPELETEATVASVAPLVQVYPVSSDETSQGREAVDAEVAAAMEQLVPSSVKGSSALMRVRPEPHGWDHPRVRWQSRDDPEGEPLFALKDAVEGGRWDTFEQYRQLAERSLWMALSVVADDLPRVAQDKLQRQKGLLAGANELLATRSAEVEDLRLRCFDAKVEAAVAQEQVAPLAARVKELEEELTHVVELGSEASKAAEAARVEAQHLKEKAKASRVEAQRWKEKAEASQAEAQRWGQKVEELEKEVTQAAKASGAVQAVLDTEIGEHDALKSAIRTACEALEVEGIQSGSSLRSRLVALSDQVRERLRGALHTGVKRALAVIALHYVGVDLQAISDGYILPDDDEEADEAVMKLMEATEGPGAALAGLFEEEVVPPPPSADAGDPAP